The nucleotide window AACAGAAGCAGGAAGAAAAATCCTAGCTGAAGACCCAAAAAGCAAAGGCAGCCTAGGCATAGCCATCAGCGAAGCCGTAGAAGATGCGCTTGTTAACGAAGCAGAAACCAACTATGCCATCGGCAGCGTCTTCAACCACGTATGCCTACACCAAACCGTAGAAGGCCTAGAAGCCAAAAAACAACTCGAAATGGTAGACGACTACCCCGACGTAATCTACGGATGCATCGGCGGAGGCAGCAGCTACAGCGGTCTAATGTGGCCATTCTACTACGATAAAGTCGCAAAGAAAGCACCTAAAGAATGCAAATTCGTAGCTACAGAAGCCACAGCATGCCCCAAGGTCACCAAAGGCTGGTACCAATATGACCACGGCGACACAGCCAAACTCACTCCCCTTGTGCCCATGCACACACTAGGACACGACTTCATTCCAGCGCCGATACACGCAGGCGGACTACGCTACCACGGCATAGCACCAACCATCAGCGTACTCACACAAACAAAACAAATGACAACCGAAGCCTACAGCCAAATAGAAGTCTTCGACGCAGCAAAAACATTCATCCAAGCAGAAGGCATCATCCCAGCGCCAGAACCATCCCACGCCATCAAAGGCGCCATAGACGAAGCACTACGCTGCAAACAGACAGGCGAAGCAAAAACCATCCTCTTCGTACTCTGCGGACACGGCTTCTTTGACATGGCAGCATACGACGAATACTTCAGCGGCAACCTTCAACCCTACGAATACCCAACCCAAAAAGTAGCCGAATCCATGGAAAAACTGCACAAGCTCTATCCGTGGCTAAACGAAGTAAACAAGAAATACATAAGCTGCGAACCACTCTAAAACGTAGCCTCCCTCCC belongs to Candidatus Bathyarchaeota archaeon and includes:
- a CDS encoding TrpB-like pyridoxal phosphate-dependent enzyme, with product MPSKKILLKEEDIPKQWYNIVPDLPHPLPPFIDVATKEPGVGIVPRIFPKEIIGQEISQERWINIPEEVREVYRIWRPTPLIRATGLEKALKTPAKIYYKYEGVSPAGSHKPNTAVPQAYYNMKEGTKRLSTETGAGQWGSALAFAAMMFGLQSTIYMVRASYDQKPYRKMLMKAFGGECIASPSSRTEAGRKILAEDPKSKGSLGIAISEAVEDALVNEAETNYAIGSVFNHVCLHQTVEGLEAKKQLEMVDDYPDVIYGCIGGGSSYSGLMWPFYYDKVAKKAPKECKFVATEATACPKVTKGWYQYDHGDTAKLTPLVPMHTLGHDFIPAPIHAGGLRYHGIAPTISVLTQTKQMTTEAYSQIEVFDAAKTFIQAEGIIPAPEPSHAIKGAIDEALRCKQTGEAKTILFVLCGHGFFDMAAYDEYFSGNLQPYEYPTQKVAESMEKLHKLYPWLNEVNKKYISCEPL